A genomic stretch from Oreochromis niloticus isolate F11D_XX linkage group LG11, O_niloticus_UMD_NMBU, whole genome shotgun sequence includes:
- the LOC100704186 gene encoding dynein regulatory complex protein 9 isoform X1 — MCLSRIQSLRLAAVLEDCSHQLEILGHILAMRIRRERPAQEKAKLRKLTGDCEYISQLMSKLHLELEEKWCFSSLLQAVEEIEQRRRDTNMKREEMKQVDKRRQTLLKQQEELQQKTLKLQVIHQEANKKDNLLKMRSKENTKENDTGLQLRKIQNETSQAEALLEGQLELLKKQLKEEVRVHEESQKFLLSQHEELQQLLHELQQHTEQMVQKKSKQLHNVCFKKNLNLDRLEDMKMKFKEMEQMVMEDREEQEKLHQQQARIRAATKLQAWWRGCIVRRGLCGFKKAEKGKKGNKKERKKKKK; from the exons ATGTGTTTATCCAGGATTCAGAGTCTGAGACTGGCAGCAGTACTGGAGGACTGTTCACACCAGCTGGAAATACTGGGACATATTCTCGCAATGCGGATACGCAGGGAAAGACCTGCACAG GAGAAAGCCAAGCTCAGGAAGTTGACAGGGGATTG TGAATACATCTCACAGCTGATGTCCAAGCTACATTTGGAGCTGGAGGAGAAATGGTGTTTTAGCTCTCTGCTGCAGGCTGTGGAGGAAATCGAGCAGAGGAGAAGGGATACGAACATGAAAAG GGAGGAAATGAAACAAGTGGACAAGAGAAGACAGACGCTTCTGAAACAACAAGAGGAGCTCCAGCAGAAAACTCTCAAACTGCAG GTCATACACCAGGAAGCAAACAAGAAAGATAATTTATTAAAGATGAGAAGCAAAGAGAACACTAAGGAGAACGACACTGGGCTGCAGCTCAGGAAGATCCAGAATGAGACCAGTCAGGCTGAGGCACTGCTGGAAGGGCAGCTGGAG CTGCTGAAGAAACAGTTGAAGGAGGAGGTGAGAGTTCACGAGGAGTCTCAGAAATTCCTGCTGAGCCAGCATGAG gagctgcagcagctgctgcatgagctgcagcagcacacagAGCAGATGGTGCAGAAGAAGAGCAAGCAGCTCCACAACGTGTGCTTCAAAAAGAACCTGAACTTAGACAGGCTGGAGGACATGAAAATGAAG TTCAAGGAGATGGAGCAGATGGTGATGGAGGACAGGGAGGAGCAGGAGAAACTCCACCAACAGCAGGCACGGATCAGAGCTGCCACCAAG CTGCAGGCCTGGTGGAGAGGCTGCATCGTACGCCGAGGACTCTGCGGTTTTAAAAAAGCTGAGAAAGGCAAGAAAGGGAacaagaaggaaagaaagaaaaagaagaaatga
- the LOC100704186 gene encoding dynein regulatory complex protein 9 isoform X2 encodes MRIRRERPAQEKAKLRKLTGDCEYISQLMSKLHLELEEKWCFSSLLQAVEEIEQRRRDTNMKREEMKQVDKRRQTLLKQQEELQQKTLKLQVIHQEANKKDNLLKMRSKENTKENDTGLQLRKIQNETSQAEALLEGQLELLKKQLKEEVRVHEESQKFLLSQHEELQQLLHELQQHTEQMVQKKSKQLHNVCFKKNLNLDRLEDMKMKFKEMEQMVMEDREEQEKLHQQQARIRAATKLQAWWRGCIVRRGLCGFKKAEKGKKGNKKERKKKKK; translated from the exons ATGCGGATACGCAGGGAAAGACCTGCACAG GAGAAAGCCAAGCTCAGGAAGTTGACAGGGGATTG TGAATACATCTCACAGCTGATGTCCAAGCTACATTTGGAGCTGGAGGAGAAATGGTGTTTTAGCTCTCTGCTGCAGGCTGTGGAGGAAATCGAGCAGAGGAGAAGGGATACGAACATGAAAAG GGAGGAAATGAAACAAGTGGACAAGAGAAGACAGACGCTTCTGAAACAACAAGAGGAGCTCCAGCAGAAAACTCTCAAACTGCAG GTCATACACCAGGAAGCAAACAAGAAAGATAATTTATTAAAGATGAGAAGCAAAGAGAACACTAAGGAGAACGACACTGGGCTGCAGCTCAGGAAGATCCAGAATGAGACCAGTCAGGCTGAGGCACTGCTGGAAGGGCAGCTGGAG CTGCTGAAGAAACAGTTGAAGGAGGAGGTGAGAGTTCACGAGGAGTCTCAGAAATTCCTGCTGAGCCAGCATGAG gagctgcagcagctgctgcatgagctgcagcagcacacagAGCAGATGGTGCAGAAGAAGAGCAAGCAGCTCCACAACGTGTGCTTCAAAAAGAACCTGAACTTAGACAGGCTGGAGGACATGAAAATGAAG TTCAAGGAGATGGAGCAGATGGTGATGGAGGACAGGGAGGAGCAGGAGAAACTCCACCAACAGCAGGCACGGATCAGAGCTGCCACCAAG CTGCAGGCCTGGTGGAGAGGCTGCATCGTACGCCGAGGACTCTGCGGTTTTAAAAAAGCTGAGAAAGGCAAGAAAGGGAacaagaaggaaagaaagaaaaagaagaaatga
- the rnf144b gene encoding LOW QUALITY PROTEIN: E3 ubiquitin-protein ligase RNF144B (The sequence of the model RefSeq protein was modified relative to this genomic sequence to represent the inferred CDS: deleted 1 base in 1 codon) → MASRSPTVSREARESAPETPEAAANLQVFCKLCLSEQPSTATTELQSCKCIYCTACLQQYVQLAIMEGGGAPITCPDMACQKTGVLLDSEIAALAAAGQVELYLRLKFERGVKLDPSKAWCPVLECQAVCNVEQSTEGHPAAVPCPTCHTVFCSGCRGHWQDGHACPEQQAMMTPSHQSRARSDSDSDMPIKQCPMCGIYIERNQGCAQMLCKSCKHTFCWYCLQNLDGDIFLRHYDKGPCRNKLGHSRASVMWNRTQVVGILVGVSIIVLVTSPLLLLASPCILCCVCKPCKGDKKKKKNKSKKDLSQSDTSTS, encoded by the exons ATGGCCAGCAGGAGTCCCACCGTGAGCCGGGAAGCCCGGGAATCAGCTCCGGAGACGCCCGAGGCTGCCGCCAACCTGCAGGTGTTCTGCAAACTGTGCCTCAGCGAGCAGCCATCGACAGCCACCACAGAACTGCAGAGCTGCAAGTGCATCTACTGCACAGCG TGTTTGCAGCAGTATGTTCAGCTAGCCATAATGGAGGGTGGGGGGGCACCAATCACCTGCCCCGACATGGCGTGCCAAAAGACTGGAGTGCTGCTGGACTCAGAG ATAGCTGCTTTGGCAGCAGCAGGTCAGGTGGAGCTGTATCTGCGTCTCAAGTTTGAGAGAG GAGTGAAGCTTGACCCCAGTAAAGCCTGGTGCCCGGTGCTTGAATGTCAGGCTGTGTGTAATGTGGAGCAGAGCACCGAGGGCCACCCCGCCGCTGTGCCCTGCCCGACCTGTCACACCGTCTTCTGCTCCGGCTGCAGAGGGCACTGGCAGGATGGCCACGCTTGCCCCGAGCAGCAGGCCATGATGACGCCTTCTCATCAAAGCAG GGCACGCTCAGACAGTGACTCCGACATGCCCATCAAGCAGTGTCCTATGTGTGGTATCTACATCGAGAGAAACCAAGGCTGTGCGCAGATGCTGTGTAAAAGCTGCAAACACACCTTCTGCTGGTACTGTCTGCAGAATCTGGAT GGTGATATCTTCCTGAGACATTATGATAAG GGGCCATGCAGAAACAAGCTGGGACACTCCAGGGCCTCGGTTATGTGGAACAGAACGCAG GTGGTGGGGATCCTGGTGGGAGTCAGTATCATTGTGCTGGTGACGTCACCTCTCCTCCTGCTGGCCTCGCCCTGCATCCTGTGCTGTGTTTGCAAGCCCTGCAAAGgggacaagaagaagaagaagaacaagagcAAGAAGGACCTCAGCCAGTCAGACACCTCCACATCATAG